From a single Chloroflexota bacterium genomic region:
- a CDS encoding PAS domain S-box protein, giving the protein MNKLQNTQLHLQLASKLAHLGYWDWYIDTNEYYLSPDVYKILGQDPAHFEVSSESVAKIIHPEELSLFLTERELSLREKQEVQAFHRITWPDGSIRYVHIVAEISRDEQGTATHIAGIIQDITEQKQAEETLQQSLDQISRNQRIMLALSQAGRAIQRARTTEEVYQAIQEQSSQLGYTTSGLTITDSGDLQITFVGYQAELIHKAEHLTGLKKSDYTFPASENNIFQQVLVTGETINVADVVNAATDALPKKLRTLAGPIVKMIGLEPSTFSPMIAENQIYGILIIAGRDITEADNPAITAFSHQAAIALQNARLYEATQNEIAERKLAEEALKHSESQLREVINSMEKAIAIYEAVDNGNDFVFVDMNIHGEKITHLKIEAVLGRRISELFPGEPSIGLIEKLKETWLTGHSTQIPLKQYVDERITQWVENYIFKLPSGRVVAMFEDTLEKRAAELALLESEERYSNLFNQMMDGYAVHEMIFDKNNHPVDYRFVSINPTFETMVGLDSSIIGRTVLEVLPATEPYWIEAYGKVVQTGEPVEFENYSKEIGKWFAVVAYRSDVNSFVTIFSDITDRKAAEAALQLANSELEDRVSERTRELQILVNSMAGREVRMADLKKAIKKLRRQIQEAGMEPVADDPLNEGLL; this is encoded by the coding sequence ATGAATAAACTGCAAAATACCCAACTCCATCTCCAGCTAGCCTCCAAACTGGCGCATTTAGGATACTGGGATTGGTATATCGATACAAACGAATATTATTTATCACCGGATGTTTACAAAATCCTTGGACAAGACCCAGCCCATTTTGAGGTATCCAGCGAGAGCGTGGCGAAAATTATCCACCCCGAAGAATTATCCTTATTCTTAACAGAACGAGAACTTTCGTTACGCGAAAAACAAGAGGTGCAAGCTTTTCACCGTATCACCTGGCCCGACGGAAGCATCCGTTATGTGCACATTGTCGCTGAAATTTCCCGCGACGAGCAGGGTACTGCTACTCACATTGCAGGCATCATCCAGGACATCACCGAACAGAAACAAGCCGAAGAAACACTACAACAATCGCTTGACCAAATTTCGCGCAACCAGAGGATTATGCTGGCGCTTAGTCAGGCTGGCCGAGCTATTCAACGCGCCCGTACAACCGAAGAAGTGTATCAGGCTATTCAGGAGCAAAGTTCTCAACTGGGATATACCACAAGCGGCCTCACAATAACCGATTCTGGCGATTTGCAAATTACCTTTGTTGGCTATCAAGCGGAGCTAATCCACAAAGCCGAACATCTCACCGGGCTAAAGAAAAGTGATTACACATTTCCCGCCAGCGAAAACAATATTTTCCAGCAAGTGCTTGTCACAGGGGAAACTATCAATGTTGCTGATGTCGTAAACGCAGCCACAGATGCATTACCCAAGAAATTACGCACTTTAGCAGGCCCGATTGTAAAAATGATTGGGCTGGAGCCATCCACATTTTCACCCATGATCGCGGAAAATCAAATTTACGGTATTCTGATCATTGCTGGCAGGGATATCACCGAAGCCGATAACCCGGCAATTACGGCTTTCTCTCACCAGGCAGCCATTGCGCTGCAAAATGCCCGGTTATACGAAGCTACCCAAAATGAAATTGCTGAACGCAAACTGGCTGAAGAGGCACTGAAACACAGCGAGTCCCAACTGCGTGAAGTGATCAACAGCATGGAGAAAGCCATTGCAATCTACGAAGCTGTTGATAATGGCAATGATTTTGTTTTCGTGGATATGAATATTCATGGCGAAAAAATCACGCACCTCAAAATTGAAGCAGTTTTGGGTAGGCGCATCAGCGAATTATTTCCCGGCGAACCCTCTATCGGGTTGATCGAAAAACTCAAGGAAACCTGGCTAACCGGACATTCCACGCAAATCCCCCTCAAACAATACGTTGACGAGAGAATCACACAATGGGTCGAAAATTATATTTTCAAGCTCCCGTCCGGGCGCGTCGTTGCCATGTTTGAAGATACTCTTGAAAAAAGAGCCGCCGAATTGGCGCTTCTTGAAAGTGAAGAGCGTTATTCAAATCTCTTCAATCAAATGATGGATGGCTATGCTGTCCATGAAATGATTTTTGATAAAAACAATCATCCCGTCGATTATCGCTTTGTATCCATAAACCCCACGTTTGAAACAATGGTTGGGCTGGATTCATCTATCATCGGTAGAACTGTGCTTGAGGTACTCCCAGCAACAGAGCCTTATTGGATCGAGGCTTACGGGAAAGTCGTTCAAACCGGAGAACCTGTAGAGTTTGAAAATTATTCTAAAGAAATTGGCAAATGGTTTGCAGTTGTTGCCTATCGCTCAGATGTAAATAGTTTTGTAACCATCTTTAGCGATATTACCGATCGCAAAGCAGCCGAGGCAGCCCTGCAACTTGCGAATAGCGAACTTGAAGATCGTGTCAGCGAACGCACGCGCGAACTTCAAATTCTGGTAAACTCGATGGCTGGGCGCGAAGTGCGCATGGCAGATCTCAAAAAAGCCATCAAGAAATTACGTCGACAAATCCAGGAAGCTGGCATGGAACCTGTGGCCGATGATCCCCTAAACGAAGGGCTGTTATAG
- a CDS encoding tetrathionate reductase family octaheme c-type cytochrome, whose product MKNFRLIWLFGLAITLALIIVPIVIFTVDREKQADDDPWANVPLRIPHTDHIDIIEGPFESGSDVTRACLECHDNAGHEVMQTAHWTWESEPYQLEGRDGPITVGKKNSINNFCIGIQGNWAGCTSCHAGYGWDDANFDFSNQENIDCLVCHDNSGIYAKSAAGYPAEGVDLLIAAQSVAMPTRENCGGCHFDGGGGNAVKHGDLDETLYFPPESVDVHMGKHDFLCTDCHQTQDHVISGRSISVSLDNKNQIYCTNCHNENLHTDDRINAHVASVACQTCHIPVAATRDATKMFWDWSTAGSDEIEENVHTYLKIKGSFVYTSNFEPEFAWYNGTASRYILGDVMDPTVSTPINMPNGDITDPTAKVWPFKVHRAKQPYDSVFNILLQPVTYGEGGFWHEFDWGQALELGSEIVGLDYSGEYDFAETEMYWPTTHMVSPAADALTCDNCHGENGRINWEALGYYGDPIDWGGRFRSNSYNE is encoded by the coding sequence ATGAAAAACTTTAGACTTATCTGGTTGTTCGGCTTGGCGATTACACTGGCGCTTATTATCGTGCCAATTGTCATTTTCACAGTAGATCGTGAAAAACAAGCCGACGACGACCCCTGGGCCAATGTTCCCCTCCGAATACCCCATACCGACCATATCGACATTATTGAAGGCCCCTTTGAGAGTGGGTCCGATGTAACCCGCGCCTGCCTGGAATGTCATGATAACGCCGGACACGAAGTGATGCAAACTGCACACTGGACCTGGGAGAGCGAACCCTACCAACTCGAAGGGCGCGATGGCCCCATTACTGTGGGTAAGAAAAATTCCATCAACAATTTCTGCATCGGCATCCAGGGGAACTGGGCTGGTTGTACTTCATGCCACGCCGGTTATGGTTGGGATGATGCCAACTTTGATTTCTCAAACCAAGAGAATATTGACTGTCTGGTCTGCCACGATAATTCCGGTATTTATGCAAAAAGCGCGGCTGGATACCCCGCCGAAGGCGTTGATTTACTGATTGCAGCCCAAAGCGTCGCCATGCCCACCCGCGAAAATTGCGGCGGCTGCCATTTTGATGGCGGCGGCGGCAATGCCGTCAAACACGGCGACCTCGATGAAACACTTTATTTCCCCCCGGAAAGCGTTGACGTCCATATGGGCAAACACGATTTCCTGTGTACCGACTGTCACCAGACCCAAGATCACGTCATTAGCGGGCGTTCAATCTCTGTCAGTCTGGACAATAAAAATCAAATCTACTGCACCAATTGCCATAATGAAAACTTGCACACGGACGACCGCATCAACGCCCACGTAGCCAGTGTAGCCTGCCAAACCTGCCACATCCCCGTAGCTGCCACACGTGATGCTACAAAAATGTTTTGGGATTGGTCTACCGCCGGGAGCGATGAGATTGAAGAAAACGTCCACACTTATCTCAAGATCAAAGGCAGCTTTGTTTACACCTCTAACTTTGAACCTGAATTTGCCTGGTACAACGGAACCGCCAGCCGTTATATTCTCGGTGATGTGATGGACCCCACCGTTTCAACCCCCATCAATATGCCTAATGGCGACATCACCGACCCCACAGCAAAAGTGTGGCCGTTCAAAGTACACCGTGCCAAACAACCTTACGACTCCGTCTTCAATATCCTCTTGCAGCCTGTTACCTATGGCGAAGGCGGTTTCTGGCACGAGTTCGACTGGGGTCAGGCGCTGGAATTAGGCTCTGAAATTGTCGGTCTCGACTACAGCGGCGAATACGATTTTGCTGAAACCGAAATGTACTGGCCCACTACCCACATGGTCAGCCCTGCTGCAGATGCGCTTACCTGCGATAATTGCCACGGCGAAAATGGGCGTATTAATTGGGAAGCCCTTGGCTACTACGGCGACCCGATTGACTGGGGTGGACGCTTCCGTTCAAATAGCTACAACGAGTGA
- a CDS encoding YeeE/YedE family protein → MTTTVQSPKKDPALKQFFFHREKKEHVNAYLGGALLGVVLFLSFFITGNGLGASGGLNRFLVFFEDLVAPQHVNLTPYLLAMAGGSKNPLDSWIVFVTVGVVIGGFFSGWLHGRIRPETGKGPNISNRKRWLMAFIGGGFMGYGARLARGCTSGQALSGGAVLSVGSWAFMFAVFGGAYALAYFVRKLWN, encoded by the coding sequence ATGACAACAACTGTACAATCTCCCAAGAAAGACCCCGCTTTGAAGCAGTTTTTCTTTCATAGAGAAAAAAAAGAGCACGTAAACGCTTACCTGGGTGGTGCGCTGCTCGGCGTAGTGTTGTTTCTATCGTTCTTTATCACCGGCAATGGCCTGGGAGCATCAGGCGGGCTGAACCGTTTTTTGGTATTCTTTGAAGACCTGGTTGCCCCCCAGCATGTGAACTTAACCCCCTATTTGCTGGCAATGGCCGGAGGCAGCAAAAATCCGCTGGATTCATGGATTGTCTTCGTTACCGTGGGCGTCGTAATTGGCGGTTTTTTCTCCGGCTGGCTACATGGACGCATCAGGCCTGAAACCGGCAAAGGCCCCAACATCTCCAATCGTAAACGCTGGCTGATGGCTTTCATCGGAGGCGGCTTTATGGGCTATGGCGCTCGTCTGGCACGCGGTTGCACCTCGGGGCAGGCGCTTTCGGGCGGAGCGGTATTATCTGTAGGCAGTTGGGCGTTTATGTTCGCTGTATTTGGCGGCGCATATGCTCTGGCTTATTTCGTTCGCAAGTTGTGGAACTAA
- the nrfD gene encoding polysulfide reductase NrfD, protein MALLNLSIPKESRERIWWAWIITTAGLFLIGVVAMARVLIQGLSVTGLNDRVPWGLWITQDLSSIAMGAGAFSLSAIVYLFRIERFKPIARAAVFVGFLGYTSAMIALAMDIGRPDRFWHALVYWNVHSVLWEVTWCVVLYSIVLVLEFLPILFANPFFERWPWLGKFGHILHKASPVFAAIGLTLSLLHQSSLGATYGVLSGRAIWFKPSLPVMFILSAIAGGISMTLLLSIIVGKLRNARVFSRDLQFEVSRLAGYTLLAYLYLKIWDWAATSYYSHAPGTTEALTRLNATTPYTQTFWWLEIVLGGIIPAVILLYRPLRRNDRYVMIALALVVMGVTVNRWNVTLSGLVAPPHWSPGVIGNLIVVSYMPTWTEIGVFVGIIGYALLGFSLGARYLPIFNQADAHDDH, encoded by the coding sequence ATGGCATTACTGAACCTTTCAATCCCTAAAGAATCCCGCGAACGAATTTGGTGGGCCTGGATTATTACAACTGCTGGACTATTCCTGATCGGCGTTGTCGCGATGGCGAGGGTGTTAATCCAGGGCTTAAGCGTCACCGGCCTCAACGATCGAGTGCCCTGGGGCTTATGGATTACCCAAGACCTGAGTTCGATTGCCATGGGAGCGGGCGCTTTTTCGCTATCGGCCATCGTGTATCTATTCCGCATTGAACGCTTCAAACCCATCGCACGCGCGGCGGTATTTGTTGGCTTCTTGGGATATACATCTGCGATGATCGCGCTGGCAATGGATATTGGCCGCCCGGATCGCTTTTGGCATGCGCTGGTTTACTGGAATGTCCATTCGGTGCTTTGGGAAGTTACCTGGTGCGTTGTGCTCTATTCAATTGTACTGGTACTTGAATTCTTGCCCATCTTATTTGCTAACCCCTTCTTTGAGCGTTGGCCCTGGCTTGGCAAGTTTGGTCACATATTGCATAAAGCATCTCCTGTCTTCGCCGCGATTGGTTTAACTCTTTCGCTACTCCACCAATCATCGCTGGGCGCAACGTATGGCGTACTCTCTGGGCGAGCGATCTGGTTCAAGCCCTCGTTGCCGGTGATGTTCATTCTTTCAGCCATTGCAGGCGGCATCTCGATGACTTTGCTACTATCCATTATCGTTGGAAAACTACGCAATGCACGCGTTTTCAGCCGCGATCTGCAATTTGAAGTTTCTCGCCTGGCAGGATACACTTTACTGGCTTATCTTTATCTAAAAATATGGGACTGGGCTGCGACTTCATACTATAGTCATGCCCCTGGGACCACAGAGGCGCTCACACGATTAAATGCCACCACACCTTACACACAAACCTTCTGGTGGCTTGAAATTGTCTTGGGCGGTATCATCCCGGCTGTAATCCTATTGTACCGCCCCTTGCGCCGCAATGACCGCTATGTAATGATTGCTTTAGCCTTAGTTGTTATGGGCGTAACCGTCAACCGCTGGAATGTGACACTCTCCGGGTTGGTAGCCCCACCCCATTGGTCGCCCGGCGTGATCGGCAACTTGATCGTAGTATCCTATATGCCTACCTGGACAGAGATCGGTGTTTTTGTAGGGATTATTGGGTACGCCCTATTGGGATTTAGTCTGGGTGCGCGGTATTTACCGATCTTCAACCAAGCCGACGCGCACGACGATCACTAG
- a CDS encoding 4Fe-4S dicluster domain-containing protein has product MGIDLAACIGCQYCVWACQATNDVPSDEMRWNVGFPDRMESGTDFFMTRPCLHCQEAPCVKVCPVGATFSREDGIVVMDYDRCIGCRYCEVACPYDVRRFNWKLSKEENAYQPNWGVAEVERRTRGVVEKCTFCNHRIDRGLEQGLTPGVDHAATPACVNACPVNARVFGNIKDPESPISKFLKDNETFRLREDFGTEPRVHYVRPDKEA; this is encoded by the coding sequence ATGGGCATTGACCTTGCCGCATGTATTGGTTGTCAATACTGTGTATGGGCTTGCCAGGCCACCAATGATGTTCCCAGCGATGAGATGCGTTGGAATGTAGGTTTCCCGGATCGGATGGAGAGCGGCACAGATTTCTTTATGACGCGGCCCTGCCTACACTGCCAGGAAGCTCCCTGCGTGAAGGTTTGCCCGGTCGGCGCTACTTTTTCCCGCGAAGATGGCATCGTTGTGATGGATTATGATCGTTGTATTGGCTGCCGATATTGTGAAGTAGCCTGCCCCTATGACGTCCGCCGCTTTAATTGGAAATTATCTAAAGAGGAAAATGCGTACCAGCCCAACTGGGGTGTTGCCGAAGTAGAACGCAGAACGCGTGGCGTTGTAGAGAAATGCACCTTCTGCAACCATCGCATTGACCGCGGCCTCGAGCAAGGTCTCACCCCCGGGGTGGACCACGCGGCCACCCCGGCGTGTGTTAATGCATGTCCGGTCAACGCACGCGTGTTTGGCAATATCAAAGACCCCGAAAGCCCCATTTCCAAATTCCTGAAGGACAATGAAACTTTCCGTTTGCGAGAGGACTTTGGAACCGAGCCTAGAGTTCACTATGTGCGCCCGGACAAGGAGGCATAA
- a CDS encoding LysR family transcriptional regulator gives MLDAHQLNVFLIAAETLNFTQAAQRMNMSQPSVSQHIQSLEKHFDTALFLRAGRTLQLTDAGMALVPMARELVTQSILIDETMESLHGEIFGHLLVGCSTTPGKYVLPHLLAQFHHEHPKVRVTCLVTPQAQAINMLCEGKTHFALASFAQKSCLDAEFVEFLCDPVVLITPLDHPWAKKKVIEIKDLHDVNFILREEDSGTYHTVRDALLNTNIRIERLKTLLTLGNSEAIALSVQNGLGVGFVSHAVATGMGQNRVAIVKISGLDICRDIYIGRHPRLPATKAQNAFWDFVTSIAPIKNTYI, from the coding sequence ATGCTGGATGCACATCAACTCAATGTTTTTCTCATTGCCGCTGAGACGCTTAATTTCACCCAGGCAGCCCAGCGGATGAATATGAGCCAGCCGAGTGTCAGTCAGCACATCCAATCACTGGAAAAGCACTTCGACACGGCTCTATTTCTGCGCGCTGGACGCACACTCCAACTCACCGATGCTGGAATGGCTTTGGTCCCGATGGCACGCGAATTGGTTACCCAATCTATTCTGATTGATGAAACCATGGAATCGCTTCATGGTGAGATATTCGGACATCTTCTGGTTGGCTGTAGTACTACGCCAGGGAAATATGTACTTCCCCACTTGCTTGCTCAATTTCACCATGAGCACCCCAAAGTAAGAGTGACTTGCCTTGTTACCCCACAGGCGCAAGCCATTAATATGCTATGCGAAGGGAAAACTCATTTTGCCCTCGCCAGTTTTGCACAAAAATCTTGTCTGGACGCTGAGTTTGTTGAGTTTCTTTGTGACCCGGTTGTACTCATTACCCCGCTTGATCATCCGTGGGCAAAGAAGAAAGTTATTGAAATAAAAGATTTACATGATGTGAATTTTATTTTACGAGAGGAAGATTCGGGTACGTACCATACTGTACGCGATGCATTGCTAAACACCAATATTCGTATTGAACGATTAAAAACGCTGCTAACCCTGGGAAATTCAGAAGCCATTGCGCTATCGGTACAAAATGGCCTGGGCGTTGGTTTTGTATCCCATGCTGTGGCCACAGGTATGGGCCAAAATCGCGTTGCCATTGTGAAAATTAGCGGGCTGGATATTTGCCGCGACATCTATATTGGGCGGCATCCCCGCCTTCCTGCCACAAAAGCACAAAACGCCTTTTGGGATTTTGTAACCAGTATTGCTCCAATAAAAAATACATATATCTAA
- a CDS encoding winged helix-turn-helix transcriptional regulator — protein sequence MNSSSDLAQEINQLHAEICSALADPRRILMLYKLADRPWNVGDLAISIGISQSATSRHLKILRQRSLVSATRKGASVEYQLIDSRLIEALDLLRAVLYGRLTHRANLIEEATNAA from the coding sequence ATGAATTCATCCTCTGATTTAGCACAAGAAATTAACCAGCTCCATGCAGAAATCTGCTCCGCCCTGGCTGACCCCAGGCGGATTTTAATGCTCTACAAACTTGCTGACCGCCCCTGGAATGTCGGCGATCTGGCTATATCGATTGGAATCAGCCAATCAGCAACATCAAGACATCTCAAAATTTTACGTCAACGCAGCCTGGTGAGTGCCACCCGCAAAGGTGCCAGTGTGGAATATCAACTCATCGATTCGCGTCTCATCGAGGCGTTGGATTTACTGCGCGCAGTATTATATGGCCGACTCACTCATCGAGCAAATTTGATTGAAGAAGCTACGAATGCAGCATGA